In a genomic window of Thalassophryne amazonica chromosome 12, fThaAma1.1, whole genome shotgun sequence:
- the rnf182 gene encoding E3 ubiquitin-protein ligase RNF182: protein MQGSEDGGGDGDGGGHVDTLSTEELECKICFCSYSLGSRRPKVLKCCHCLCAKCLANIIDLGESTTNTVVCPFCRTITRMPGEMVNSLPDDCNMVMALALQSRRFHCYPETNTELVLSPRHLSSLMDRNPSLTTHSSTSSSTTYSSIRGSPNIVVITIMEPPPVHTSSQDFHLHHQLGYHTPIHSYHSSSLDSLASITQRWRVWNCAALLWQTIARVLVWVLGLLYFSSLPMGVYLLIMQRTTVGMVLVSLVPASLIMIMVYGFCQCIFHELWNCMPPQWG from the coding sequence ATGCAAGGCTCCGAGGATGGCGGTGGCGATGGTGATGGAGGCGGTCATGTGGACACACTGAGCACAGAGGAACTAGAATGTAAGATCTGCTTCTGTTCATACAGCCTGGGGAGTCGAAGGCCAAAGGTACTTAAGTGCTGCCACTGTCTGTGCGCAAAGTGCCTTGCAAATATCATAGACCTTGGGGAGTCAACAACCAATACTGTGGTGTGCCCCTTCTGCCGGACCATCACCAGAATGCCAGGGGAAATGGTTAACAGCCTGCCAGATGACTGCAACATGGTGATGGCACTGGCACTTCAGAGCAGGAGGTTCCACTGCTACCCAGAGACAAATACAGAGTTGGTCCTCAGCCCAAGACATCTTAGCTCGCTGATGGACAGGAACCCAAGTCTGACAACACATTCCTCTACTTCCTCCTCCACCACTTACTCCTCCATCCGAGGCTCCCCAAACATTGTGGTCATCACCATAATGGAACCACCACCTGTGCATACCTCCAGCCAGGACTTCCACCTTCACCACCAGCTTGGATACCACACGCCGATCCACAGCTATCACTCATCCAGTCTAGACTCATTGGCGTCCATCACTCAGAGGTGGAGAGTGTGGAACTGTGCTGCCCTTTTGTGGCAGACAATAGCCAGGGTCTTGGTGTGGGTGCTGGGATTGCTGTACTTCAGCTCGCTACCGATGGGGGTTTACCTGCTCATCATGCAGAGGACCACTGTTGGGATGGTCCTGGTGAGCCTGGTTCCTGCCAGTCTCATCATGATCATGGTCTATGGGTTCTGCCAGTGTATCTTCCATGAATTGTGGAACTGTATGCCACCACAATGGGGGTGA